cagattttgatttttcagaTTCTTCTTGCTGTTGCTTCCACTGTTGTGGGGTCAGAGCCTTCTTGATGGAGAGAGCATGAATCTCTTTCATTTCCTCCTCCAGAGCTGCATTCACCAACCGATGTCGTTCAAGCAACCTTTTACCTTCGAATCGTTCCGAGACAATATCAATTACGAAACTCGCCCCGCACCTGGTGGAGATAGCATTTGTAAAGCTTCAGGAAAATGGCCGTAGAAATgtatcataaaattttaatcacgCGTGGTTTAGAACTTACCCTCCAGATGTATCAGTTACCTCCTGAAACAATCAAGGAAATAATTAGTGATTCAAGATGCTGATTTTGCAGTTCATGTAGTATActagagaaattttttaagtgATTTACAAGAAATTATATTGTAGCAAACCTATAGATTAATGATAAAGTACTCTAGCAAACCCGGTGATTAAAGGTAAAGCATTGTTGCAACTTAGGGAGTAGAATAGAGTAAGATGTATCGTGCAAAACTgtttgtaataacccaagctcactgctagaagatattgttctctttggggtttccctTCCAAGCTACCCGTcaacgttttaaaacacgtctactgcttgtaatag
The Cucurbita pepo subsp. pepo cultivar mu-cu-16 chromosome LG16, ASM280686v2, whole genome shotgun sequence genome window above contains:
- the LOC111777166 gene encoding protein BOLA2, producing the protein MGVTKEQLESTLTSKLNPQHLEVTDTSGGCGASFVIDIVSERFEGKRLLERHRLVNAALEEEMKEIHALSIKKALTPQQWKQQQEESEKSKSGA